The sequence TCGAAAAAGCTTCGATTTTTCAACTCAGAAGAGTGACAAGACCCCTGCACGAAATGGGTCCTCTGTTTTTTCTTCGGAAAGAGAGGATTCGAAGTCGAAGAGATCGAATTCCAAGTCATTCAAGGCAGAAGGTTTACAAAACGATGAGCCTGCAATCGATGAAGCTGCCATCCGTGCTGTAATTTCAATTCTCACTGGGTATGTAGGGAGATTTAGTAAGGATAGAAGATTTCGTGAAACATTGCGAGCAAATTGCTATTCTTGTATGGTGATAAGAAAGGAAGGCTTGGATGATGGGGTACTAGCAAAAATAGAAGTGGGAATCAAAAACGTTGAGAGAGTAGCAGAGAACCATGAGACAACGAAGGAATTGAAAATAAAGTCTTTGCAGAGTCCCAAACAGTTGTTGAGCTCCGTTGCCTCCTTGAATTCTCGAAACGCAAAGAATGCTTCACATCTCTCAGCTTGTGCAGAGCTCTACCTTTCTATTGTGTACAAGCTCGAGAAGAATGACAGTGTATCAGCAAGCCATCTTCTGCAGGTCTTCTCCAACTCGCCATTTCTGGCTAGAACCCACTTACTTCCTGACCTTTGGGAGCATTTCTTTCTGCCTCACCTTCTTCATCTTAAGATATGGTACGGCAAAGAAGCTGAATTAGTCTTGAGCTTGGATTCccgtgagagagaaagaaggatgaAGACTCTAAGCAAGGTCTACAATGACAAAATGGATATGGGTACTTCTCAGTTTGCTCTTTACTATAAGGAGTGGCTCAGAGTTGGGGCTAGAGCTCCTCCCATCCCTTCTGTGCCTCTACCATCAAGCCCAAATTATGGACTTTCAGGGAAGAAAGTATCGATGTCATCCCTTAGTCCGGGGTCTGCCATCAATGAGAATTTGTGAGTCAGATAATACTGTCAAATTGTTTGTTAAATTGCTAATAacacttaatgttgatttttgagaaTATCATGGGGATTTGACTTATTGCCTTGTGATATACTCAAAACATCTGAAGGTATCAAGCAGTCTTTGGTCGAACCCATGAGAGGAAATCCTTGGAACTTGAAGATGGTAGAAATGGATACCTAAATGATGAAGTATTGGCTATGGCAAAGGAGGAAAGAGCGTCAAGCGATGAGAACAACTTCAAGCTGAGCAGCTCTGTTCATGTGGGTAACTCCCCTTCCCTCTAAATTTACAGCACTGCATGAGAAAAAATACATGTTTCTTTAgtattttcacaatttttttggGATCGTCCTGACATTGACAGAGTCTGAAGGGAGGAGGTGATCAAAGATCATTGATCAAAAACTGCAAAAATGCAAAAACAGAGCTGGGGCCCCGGACCAAGAAAACAGACTATTTTCGGTTATTGCCGTGCCGAAATGAAACAGCAACAAGCTTACTTCGAGGAAGTCATATGTTCAAGAATGAGATTATCCACAAGGAAGAAAATTCTCATATTCCACCAAGTAATCTCAGCACTGCAATTTCCACCATTTGCACCTCAGATAGCCTTAGTGACTGTGAGATTGCAATCCGTGTGCTTGCCAAAGCTTGGTTGGACTCAAATGGGGATCTGGCAACCAAGACTAAATTGTTTAAAGCACCTTTGATTGAGGGACTGATTGAGGTATTGTTTACTTCAGAAGACAATGAGATTCTAGAATTATCAATCTCAATTTTAGCAGAATTGGTAGCGAGGAATGAGATGAACAGTCAGATAATACTAAATTCGGACCCACAACTTGAAATCTTCATGAGACTTCTAAGAAGTACTAGTCTCTTTCTGAAGGCATCTGTGCTGCTTTACTTACTCAAGCCAAAAGCAAAACAGATGCTATCAATTGAATGGGTGCCACTAGTCCTCCGGGTGTTGGAGTTTGGGGACCAGTTGCAGATCTTGTTCACCATTCGCTGCAGTCCTCAAGAGGCAGCTTTCTACTTGCTAGGCCAACTTCTTACAGGTTTTGATGAGGACAGAAATGTAGAGAATGCTATGGAAGTTGTTTCCCTTGGAGGTCTGAGCTTACTGATCCAAAGACTCGAAAAAGGTGATACACTTAGTAGGATGAACGCTGCTTCTATCATATCCTGTTGCATTCAAGCCGATAGAAGTTGTAGACACTATTTAGCCGACAACTTAAAGAAGTCATGTATTATTGAGCTTCTTGTACTTGGAAACCGAAGCAGGTCTGGGAACAGTGAGTGTGTGCTGTCTTTACTAATCGAGTTGGTCTGCCTTCATAGGTATGTTCTACCTCTTGCAAATTAACAACTATTTTTCAGATGTTAATTTCAAGTCCGATAAAACTTTGCAAATCTCACCAGAAGAACCCAGGTCAACAAGTTCttaaatggattgaagaatgaaGGTGGCATTTTTAACATAATGCACATATTGTTAGTCTACCTCCAGCAGGCACCACTTGAACAACGCCCATTGGTAGCAGCAATTTTATTACAACTAGATCTTCTGGTATTCTTCGCAAGCAGCTATGGCTGTCTCCTTTATCCATACTTTTATGTTCCCTCcgaaccacccccccccccccaaaaaaaaaaattctgttctttcatttcatttctattgcACATAATTTCAAATAGTCCCCAATGGTTTAGCAGTTTTGTTGCAGGGAGATCCTCTGCAGTGCAGTGTGTATAGGGAAGAAGCAGTAGATGCCATTGTAGCATCTTTGGAATGCAAAACAAGTGATAAGATCCAAGAACAATCAGGGAGGGCATTGTTACTTCTGGGAGGTCGTTTCTCTTACATGGGAAAGTCATCAGTTGAAACATGGCTGTTGAACCAAGCAGGCTTTGATGAGAGCTCAGAGGATTCATTCCATGGCAAGGAAATAGTTGTTGACCAAATCTTGGAATCGGTACGCTTGTTACTTCACTTAAACCAAGAATTGTTTGATTGATTAAAAACATACAAAAGAGCCACAAGATGAAATAGGACATTTTAAAAACTGCGTCGATGGAGGATATATCAAGTGCAGCAGAATCTCGAATTCTATGACCATAGGAcaaaaaaactaattttttcttcttgatcaCACTAGTCTTTTTCAAATTGAAGGATTGATTTCCAAAAATCATCATATCTTCTGAATCATCTTAGAAAAAAGTATTGGTCAGTTGTTGCAGTCAAGTTCATCAAGATTTCAAAGTGGCAGTGATGGGTGCTATGAAGTGTTATGGGTAAGGATTGGCAGGGATTTGTACTTCAGttctgaatatatatatatatatatatatatatttatatatacacCCTTGGGTGAAAAATCAAATTTAGCATTTATTAAGTGTTCAAGGTCTCTTGTAAACTTGCCTTATCATTTACACAACCTCCACAGTCAGGTAATGAATTAGATAGCCAAGACAAAATACGCATGTTATAAAAGTGGTTTTTACTTTATTCTATTTCATGACCATTCAAATCACTACGTTCTGTACTTATATCCAGAATGAAGAGGATGAAGCCACTGAAGATTGGCAGTGGAGAACAGCAAGTGCCCTGCTCACTAGCGGCAGCAAAAGATTCTTGATTGCTCTTTCTAAGTGTATAGCCAATGGCATGCCATGTTTGGCCTGGGCAAGCATGGTCACTGTGGCATGGTTGAGTAGCTTGCTTTCCTCAATTCAAGATGCAAGCCTGCAGTCCATGGCATGCTTGATTCTTGTGCCTCGGCTGCTAGAATGTTTAAATTATGACAAAGCACTTGAGGAGAGGGTGCTTGCCTCTTTGTCATTaatgaatctcatcaagaattCAGGTATGGTATCTTACTATCTGTCCTTCATTTTGCCAAATTGTTCATCAGTGACATTCCCTCCTGGGTCACTGAAATAGATGAATTATTTTACTGAACCAAACTAGCTCCAAGATCTAGAGGTGTTAGATGGATCAACATATTTTTTTCCTAACTACAGCAATAAACACTAAAATTTCCCCCCTTTGATATTATCATGACCGAAAGGCAGCCATTCCCTCAATAAAACCTTTGGATAGCTTAGTATAGCATGTAGGAAGCATAAGAAAATTAGAATCTGCACTGCAGGCTTGTGAAGTCAAGTTGCATTTATGTACTATACATTCTGAAAAGTTTTGTGATTCTTCTGTTCAAATTTACAGAATGCGTCTCCATGGTCTCACGGTTGGATAAAGAGTTGATAGGCCCCCTACGGAACCTTACCCTCGTAACGTGGACAGCAGAACAACTTCTTTCCATTGCCGCAGAAAATTCAAACTATCATCAGTATCCTGATTTAGAAATCATGCCACAGTAGAGATACTTACAGGCTTCTGAATGTCAATTGGTTTGATGGCACCTATTCTATTGGGGTAGAATCTTTCTGCCGAGTCATGGACTGTGTCCTgttcttcccccaccccctttttatTGAGGTACATTGGCCATTCCAGGGAAGTTAATTTTCTTGATAAAAGATGTATGGGCACATGTCTCATAAATTCTATAGCATAGGTATGGTAAAATCTCTCTCAAGTGTAAAGTGAAGGTTGGTTCTGTGAGATAAATGATTTTTGCAGACGGGTTTATGTTACCAGAGCCATACAGTTTTGGCTTTGCAGGAGGCAGCAGAGGCATACCTTGTTGGTCTGTTTGAGGTCACAACCATGTGTGCAATCCATGCTAAGAGTATCAGTATCATTGTCAAGGATATCCAGCTTGCCCATAGGATCAATGGTGAGAGAGcttgattcaaaattttcatctgGAGCTCATCCAATCAACTTCCTTTTTGTTTGTTGTATAGCTGTTTAATGTGTTACAGAAGGTTTTGGGCATTCTCATATGTTGGTGTAATGACAGATTAGAAGTAGAAAAGCTATTTGTTTTCCATAGTTAGTTGGTTATCTTGGAAGATTCTACATTCGATGCATAGTATTGGACAAACAATTCCCTTGTGGTGTTATGCTTCTTGGCCATCTGCTTGTGTGTGATCTATGAAGTGAGAAAGGTGATCTCCACCttaattctaattttttcttgttcttatgTGTTGTTGCTAAAGTAAATAAAAACCAatcctttcccccccccccccccggtttTGATGTGAAGTTATCTTCTTGAGGCTTTTCAAGAATCTTCATAGCCAACCTTCCACATGTGCTTCATCTCAGATTCAGGGTTTTGGTGTTAGGCTGGGAAGGAGGCAAAACAGTACAGAGGAAATATAGCCTCAACTTTTAACTTAACTTCCTGTAAGAAAAAGGATAAGTTTAGATTATAAAGAGATTTTATTCCCACCTTAAAAATAGGAAAGTTTGGATTGGAAAGAGATCAAACTCCCACCTTATTCTCCCCCCacaaaccccaccccccccccaaaaaaaaaatcccaccttAAAAATAGTGATCCCAGCCTCCATATTGCTATTCTGTTTGTTTCTATGTAAAATGACgggaaaggaaaattttcatgtaaaataatatttttcattgatttttttgatgtaAAATACAAATAAACGCACTGAAAAA is a genomic window of Macadamia integrifolia cultivar HAES 741 chromosome 13, SCU_Mint_v3, whole genome shotgun sequence containing:
- the LOC122058866 gene encoding putative E3 ubiquitin-protein ligase LIN-1, yielding MASLKELIAEEGTRHAEYHRNRRRVKSRDRISSSDSIVLPIYICHGRKSFDFSTQKSDKTPARNGSSVFSSEREDSKSKRSNSKSFKAEGLQNDEPAIDEAAIRAVISILTGYVGRFSKDRRFRETLRANCYSCMVIRKEGLDDGVLAKIEVGIKNVERVAENHETTKELKIKSLQSPKQLLSSVASLNSRNAKNASHLSACAELYLSIVYKLEKNDSVSASHLLQVFSNSPFLARTHLLPDLWEHFFLPHLLHLKIWYGKEAELVLSLDSRERERRMKTLSKVYNDKMDMGTSQFALYYKEWLRVGARAPPIPSVPLPSSPNYGLSGKKVSMSSLSPGSAINENLYQAVFGRTHERKSLELEDGRNGYLNDEVLAMAKEERASSDENNFKLSSSVHSLKGGGDQRSLIKNCKNAKTELGPRTKKTDYFRLLPCRNETATSLLRGSHMFKNEIIHKEENSHIPPSNLSTAISTICTSDSLSDCEIAIRVLAKAWLDSNGDLATKTKLFKAPLIEGLIEVLFTSEDNEILELSISILAELVARNEMNSQIILNSDPQLEIFMRLLRSTSLFLKASVLLYLLKPKAKQMLSIEWVPLVLRVLEFGDQLQILFTIRCSPQEAAFYLLGQLLTGFDEDRNVENAMEVVSLGGLSLLIQRLEKGDTLSRMNAASIISCCIQADRSCRHYLADNLKKSCIIELLVLGNRSRSGNSECVLSLLIELVCLHRRTQVNKFLNGLKNEGGIFNIMHILLVYLQQAPLEQRPLVAAILLQLDLLGDPLQCSVYREEAVDAIVASLECKTSDKIQEQSGRALLLLGGRFSYMGKSSVETWLLNQAGFDESSEDSFHGKEIVVDQILESNEEDEATEDWQWRTASALLTSGSKRFLIALSKCIANGMPCLAWASMVTVAWLSSLLSSIQDASLQSMACLILVPRLLECLNYDKALEERVLASLSLMNLIKNSECVSMVSRLDKELIGPLRNLTLVTWTAEQLLSIAAENSNYHQYPDLEIMPQ